From Methanorbis rubei, one genomic window encodes:
- a CDS encoding tetrahydromethanopterin S-methyltransferase subunit F yields the protein MAGSIIRMAAIDKMVDDIRYKGQILARTHKVESAIMDSGLVGFGAGLVLALVMILVPVLVLMP from the coding sequence ATGGCAGGTTCAATTATCAGAATGGCTGCCATCGATAAGATGGTAGATGACATCAGATACAAGGGACAGATTCTTGCCCGTACCCACAAAGTCGAGTCCGCAATTATGGACTCCGGTCTTGTCGGATTCGGTGCAGGTCTTGTTCTTGCCCTTGTTATGATCCTTGTCCCGGTACTGGTGCTGATGCCCTGA